A single Anopheles maculipalpis chromosome 3RL, idAnoMacuDA_375_x, whole genome shotgun sequence DNA region contains:
- the LOC126563741 gene encoding mucin-5AC-like, with amino-acid sequence MDDFDSATYSIESEPDCKQIPLDDVILPTVRRSAIQIVSLSPRRQAKRPGPLTTAGADNGTMQVTKLVLKTPPGSPKRQPKTPGVIIKSIQTLAGPGLTGSGSVLTEKRNMPISAASDVPVASYRITPILSPQNKDIKKEFEVRRTERERATNDFQDFLRESFKENKTPSSTPPPAPSSAIEVSRIVEKGSSEAESTSVSTIQHKSAAKTGVIQREMKSVGEIQCATQETQLIPATQQPIAARRSLLMETPKQADIVQPSNELIITESISQPPSDIIDTSIIMPPPQIANQDSDRTVEMSKPPTGNPVRPKPPSKPLSSTIKTAVVEDVKKKEKSYDPAKAREFMRAQHAKRRLEKKDAPVGTGANTKGTAEKDLIKQRLETLRQSSQKLVTKNLQNTRKRSLSCAPKEGDNVYKRSSSCKEKDAPSVQCQDQKSSVRPTMGLRKFASTPTLRLIKKDKAPQDSKADIVLKVKDPAPEVSSKPPSAGSRKIDLRVDKDGSSGRSTNPSTASTISKSSIKIGILRKPDNLTLDDIVSQSPLNKLQAVSLPNKVKVNAQLIEINAEEDSVEATVAAEQELKLQVPDVMLVPTNVCTQPAKQPKQYESNVAPIIIEEKPTQDFPLSQPVKTVPSWLKQSLRQPDPYPFILAVRKKLEAVQHVREERDKQTIQQEQKPVHQKIPSTRYSSYMNEIESVPFIRKNVATTVQRTEEQVLNKRQFGNTHEEGSSIVTKISPCSSPNTTSDISSIKSDLALPLPPLLSSTKIEIPAGPHGPGTNGPVSPLSIEKISNLKISTPGNASARSPHHSDHVKSIDNGKDLEKPRALSPSHPHVAVHNTSNVSHLDRSQKEQEYQRLLESFNRSLTHVIEVNQQLYSALKNVPTSAAIPQFPQDVMRLRDEMTQTSLAIQRNSTVTKIETVDSDKQEGKVSDAITTTASNYSDDFEHQSQTEAPPPPTEPHETKTTISASSTTVSSTTFSSTSSANSSARSDTGENSSKSSAQSSTSTSFDRNDPVASLRDDAPNRPETNATDDERKATSHTTTAHSSDFDSRSFSLSDSHNNTTNNQPPMPEEYLPSFEESLRRAQFTADREQQLHAFQGRSIANQEGNNLEHKEVSQESSIGEEIQRNQDEERSFSFKHSENVDDVKVNSVPLMRSSSEDSIWKNKPHTAQTNKDSLYLENADATINSDLLTAMFNRTDLEVSILSTTVSETNLSYSSIGMFDQLIQTERSKEDHLVSRVQSKQKALLNRAKGQLAWLELQKQRYRDKGLTDQVTAVKKKQRAILLRLQKDRTELNSALKSSTESSRTMTANDPALMTKMVDSKLNSYCSSPIANNSGSLTLRKSPSNLRIARQQHSRTPESAGKRISGTTTTTTSNSIQIAIRGRELEPNDRLEVILLRREEELRKRKEHVQHLLEWHRKLEREEKELIAVEDRLLAYNSRKLEAASNPRHEMTIEQRVQRIEKSLKTLHSIPTPGTRRDHEQDEREKEPESAEEIVLTGGSKLNKFWYRLTGIEEQRYEPGRNYPITRHHMEALFEDAKKCVLEQFQRNEGQLKEALLDQSIKIIHRKGSNDTDTANTTESVEDSESLQSTAIGEETIRTVEKQKEIIQKESLHDTVTATTNETTNTEQSECDVVTQVEPDAMEACELTPMMEDDKCLLSSTVNGWSPNSRRSIESVEFHTLEETSTQYQSAVGNEHEVTIEEEPVKSDSYSITFEDQSGSNGAMEVGDESQQLIEDMSLPPMLLNNTSLKIESDDDDSASSSSRESSATVELSVPLATEKKVQEKLSNAEGDDLDTISSDTSISIAQSLEEASGNSSISNLTTPTTVTPTIAAESIDEKIEVASNEQHHQAEEGEDNDGKNVSPTQSSSNIPLEPSENSYDEEVFHTKSSTVSSSPQATTSELAKRLATLHDELEELSETFERTPLMKSPITAASLVSKSDQFEDQNSSEETITFDYDDDRGDIPSPSGDPSKDADDKASANQNGAKIEVKLRSKALGSSSDMVAIGSSSNAMYNRDYPAPLQQLYHHHQTETASSTSSANVGVRMPDIINEAEVLRRQQLQIEQEIKELEQQVGFFREIPNKPPPPYIPPANGSPLALLFPSEPRIDELIDGRVEELHRDRIAPENLRSDHVTNVYEKLILDMCKELYRDLRPAEPNVSFRTIPHDKRPLVFHNPPDALRCMQDYLRVKIRRVLNDAQLALQQQQHQHQQQQLLLHHQQQQQSHPSHPQLHHHHLLHHGHCTATVPFVYGNGCGSKRKPDQVDEILKQETYDDDARWTNFDREEIEVKDRITDELLKSLLGEALQDMVEACERKEGKEAILSQRQESAM; translated from the exons ATGGACGATTTTGATTCCGCAACGTACTCCATCGAATCGGAACCAGATTGTAAGCAAATACCGCTCGACGATGTTATCCTGCCAACAGTTCGGCGCAGTGCGATACAGATCGTTTCCCTATCGCCTCGCCGGCAAGCAAAGCGGCCCGGGCCGCTAACAACTGCCGGAGCCGACAATGGCACAATGCAAGTAACGAAGCTGGTACTGAAGACGCCACCCGGCAGCCCAAAACGCCAGCCAAAAACACCCGGCGttataataaaatcaatacaaacACTTGCTGGACCGGGTCTAACAGGATCGGGCAGTGTGCTaacagaaaaacgaaacatgccAATCAGTGCGGCATCCGACGTGCCGGTGGCCTCATATCGTATAACACCGATCCTTTCTCCTCAGAACAAAGATATCAAAAAAGAATTCGAGGTACGGCGAACGGAGCGCGAGCGAGCCACGAATGACTTTCAAGATTTTCTCCGTGAAAGCtttaaggaaaacaaaactccttCTTCTACACCACCACCTGCTCCCTCGTCTGCGATTGAAGTTTCACGTATCGTAGAGAAAGGGTCATCGGAAGCAGAAAGTACCTCTGTAAGCACAATACAACACAAAAGTGCTGCCAAGACTGGTGTTATTCAGCGAGAAATGAAATCAGTTGGTGAAATACAGTGTGCAACGCAGGAGACTCAACTTATCCCTGCGACGCAGCAACCGATAGCAGCACGGCGTTCGTTGCTAATGGAAACGCCAAAACAAGCAGATATTGTACAACCGTCCAACGAACTGATTATAACTGAAAGTATTAGTCAGCCTCCAAGTGATATAATAGATACCAGTATTATTATGCCTCCACCACAAATCGCAAACCAAGATTCTGATCGTACCGTCGAAATGTCGAAACCACCTACAGGTAATCCAGTGCGACCCAAGCCACCCTCTAAACCCCTTTCTAGCACAATCAAAACTGCAGTAGTAGAAgatgtgaagaaaaaagagaaatctTACGATCCGGCAAAAGCTCGGGAATTTATGAGAGCACAACATGCGAAACGCCGATTGGAGAAAAAGGATGCTCCTGTAGGTACGGGTGCCAATACCAAAGGCACCGCGGAAAAGGATCTCATCAAGCAGCGGCTGGAAACTCTTCGACAAAGCTCGCAAAAGCTAGTGacgaaaaatttgcaaaacactCGCAAACGTTCGCTGTCCTGCGCGCCAAAGGAAGGAGATAATGTGTACAAACGGTCTTCATCCTGCAAGGAAAAAGATGCGCCTTCAGTTCAATGTCAGGATCAAAAGTCCTCCGTTCGACCAACAATGGGTTTACGTAAATTTGCCTCAACACCAACGTTGCGATTGATAAAGAAGGACAAAGCTCCACAAGATTCTAAGGCTGATATTGTACTTAAAGTGAAAGATCCTGCACCGGAGGTTTCATCAAAACCACCTTCAGCCGGCAGTCGAAAAATCGATTTACGTGTAGACAAAGATGGTTCTTCCGGCAGatccaccaatccatccaCCGCAAGCACGATAAGTAAATCAAGTATCAAAATTGGAATACTTCGCAAGCCGGATAATTTGACTCTGGACGATATTGTATCGCAAAGCCCACTGAATAAATTGCAAGCTGTTTCGTTGCCCAACAAAGTGAAAGTAAACGCACAGCTCATAGAGATCAATGCCGAAGAGGACAGCGTGGAAgcgactgttgctgctgaacaGGAATTGAAGCTCCAAGTGCCGGATGTAATGCTTGTGCCGACAAATGTTTGCACACAGCCTGCgaagcaaccaaaacaatATGAAAGCAATGTTGCTCCCATTAttatagaagaaaaaccaacacaGGATTTTCCTTTATCTCAACCGGTAAAGACCGTTCCTTCATGGCTCAAGCAATCTCTGCGGCAACCCGATCCTTATCCTTTCATATTGGCAGTGCGCAAAAAACTTGAAGCCGTCCAGCATGTCCGGGAGGAAAGGGACAAACAAACCATCCAACAAGAGCAAAAACCTGTTCATCAGAAAATCCCCAGCACACGATATAGTTCCTATATGAACGAAATCGAAAGTGTGCCCTTTATTAGGAAGAATGTTGCAACTACTGTTCAACGCACTGAAGAACAGGTTCTAAACAAACGACAATTTGGTAATACTCACGAGGAAGGATCATCTATTGTTACCAAAATATCACCATGTTCTTCACCAAACACGACGTCCGATATTAGTTCCATCAAATCTGACCTAGCTTTGCCACTGCCTCCGCTGCTCAGCAGTACGAAGATAGAAATACCAGCTGGACCTCATGGACCCGGTACCAACGGCCCTGTAAGCCCCCTTtcgatagaaaaaatttctaaCCTGAAAATCTCTACTCCTGGCAACGCATCTGCCAGATCGCCACATCACAGCGATCACGTGAAGTCAATAGACAACGGAAAAGATCTAGAGAAGCCTAGAGCATTAAGTCCATCCCATCCTCATGTTGCCGTTCACAATACGTCCAACGTTTCCCACCTGGATCGATCGCAGAAAGAACAAGAATATCAGCGTTTATTGGAATCGTTCAATCGAAGTCTAACGCACGTAATCGAAGTTAATCAGCAACTCTACTCGGCATTGAAAAATGTTCCGACTTCAGCAGCGATCCCACAATTTCCGCAGGACGTTATGCGACTACGTGACGAGATGACGCAAACATCGCTAGCGATACAACGCAACTCAACGGTCACAAAGATAGAAACAGTTGACTCAGACAAACAGGAAGGGAAAGTTTCAGATGCGATTACGACCACAGCCTCAAACTACAGCGATGATTTTGAGCATCAAAGTCAAACCGAGGCACCTCCACCACCTACAGAACctcacgaaacaaaaacaaccatttCGGCCTCATCAACTACAGTGTCTTCGACCACTTTTTCATCCACTTCCTCTGCAAATAGCAGTGCGAGAAGCGATACTGGTGAAAATAGCTCCAAAAGCTCGGCACAATCCTCAACATCCACGTCGTTCGATCGAAACGATCCCGTTGCTTCACTTCGAGACGATGCACCGAATCGGCCAGAAACAAATGCAACCGATGATGAGCGAAAGGCAACCAGTCACACCACAACCGCCCATTCGAGTGATTTTGATTCTCGATCGTTCAGCCTTTCGGATAGTCACAACAACACGACAAACAATCAGCCACCGATGCCAGAAGAATATTTGCCATCGTTCGAAGAGAGTTTGCGTAGAGCACAATTTACGGCGGACAGAGAGCAGCAACTTCATGCATTCCAAGGACGAAGTATTGCAAATCAAGAGGGAAATAATTTGGAGCACAAGGAAGTTTCACAGGAAAGTAGCATCGGTGAAGAAATACAGCGTAACCAGGATGAGGAGAGATCGTTTAGTTTTAAACATTCGGAAAACGTCGACGATGTGAAGGTTAATTCTGTTCCACTGATGAGGAGCTCCTCGGAGGATAGTATCTGGAAAAATAAGCCGCACACAGCACAAACCAACAAGGATTCACTTTACTTAGAGAATGCTGATGCAACTATCAACAGTGATCTGCTGACTGCCATGTTCAATAGAACTGACTTGGAAGTGTCCATTCTATCTACTACCGTTTCGGAAACGAACCTTAGCTATTCTTCTATTGGAATG TTCGATCAACTCATTCAAACTGAACGTAGCAAAGAAGATCATCTGGTGTCGCGCGTACAGTCCAAGCAAAAGGCCTTACTTAATCGAGCCAAAGGACAGCTAGCTTGGCTGGAGCTTCAGAAGCAACGCTACCGAGATAAGGGTTTGACGGATCAAGTAACGGCGGTTAAAAAGAAACAGCGTGCAATATTATTGCGACTGCAAAAGGATCGAACAGAGTTAAATAG CGCTTTAAAATCGTCCACGGAATCCTCGCGTACCATGACGGCCAATGATCCAGCGCTGATGACGAAAATGGTCGACAGTAAGCTTAATTCTTACTGCTCCTCGCCGATAGCAAACAACTCCGGTTCGCTTACACTGCGCAAATCGCCCAGCAACTTACGTATTGCTCGTCAACAACACTCCCGTACACCGGAAAGTGCTGGTAAAAGAATATCGGGAACGACTACAACAACCACCAGCAACTCTATACAGATAGCAATTCGGGGCCGGGAGCTAGAACCGAACGATCGTTTGGAAGT CATTTTACTGCGAAGAGAAGAAGAACTGCGCAAACGCAAGGAACATGTGCAACATTTGCTCGAATGGCATCGAAAGCTGGAACGCGAGGAAAAAGAGCTTATTGCGGTGGAGGATCGATTGCTAGCCTACAATAGTCGCAAGTTGGAGGCAGCGAGTAACCCACGCCATGAGATGACGATTGAGCAACGAGTGCAAAGAATTGAGAAGAGTTTAAAAACGTTACACAGCATTCCAACCCCTGGCACTCGACGAGATCACGAGCAAGACGAACGTGAAAAAGAACCGGAATCAGCTGAAGAAATTGTTCTAACCGGAGGAAGTAAGCTGAACAAATTTTGGTACCGATTAACCGGTATCGAGGAGCAGCGATATGAACCGGGTAGAAACTATCCAATTACACGCCATCATATGGAAGCGCTGTTTGAGGATGCAAAGAAATGTGTGCTGGAACAGTTCCAACGAAACGAAGGACAGCTAAAGGAAGCGTTGCTAGATCAGTCGATCAAAATCATTCATCGCAAAGGTTCAAACGATACGGATACAGCAAACACTACGGAAAGTGTAGAAGATAGCGAGTCATTGCAAAGCACGGCGATAGGAGAAGAAACGATTCGCACCGTAGAGAAACAGAAGGAAATTATTCAAAAGGAATCACTACACGATACAGTAACGGCTACAACgaatgaaacaacaaacacagagCAATCGGAGTGTGATGTCGTCACTCAAGTGGAACCTGATGCGATGGAAGCTTGTGAGCTGACTCCAATGATGGAAGACGATAAATGTTTGCTCTCTTCCACTGTAAATGGATGGTCACCGAACAGTAGAAGAAGCATCGAATCGGTAGAGTTCCACACACTGGAAGAAACATCCACCCAGTATCAATCTGCCGTTGGAAACGAGCATGAAGTGACAATAGAAGAAGAACCGGTCAAAAGCGACAGCTACTCTATAACATTCGAGGATCAGTCCGGAAGCAATGGGGCAATGGAGGTGGGAGATGAAAGCCAGCAATTGATCGAGGACATGTCACTGCCACCGATGTTACTGAACAACACATCGCTTAAGATCgaaagtgatgatgatgattcggCATCAAGTAGTAGCCGTGAAAGTAGCGCAACGGTTGAACTATCCGTTCCACTAGCGACGGAGAAGAAAGTTCAGGAGAAATTGTCCAATGCAGAAGGAGACGATTTGGATACGATTAGCAGCGATACTAGCATTTCAATTGCACAGTCACTGGAAGAGGCAAGTGGAAATAGTTCCATTTCGAACCTTACGACTCCCACGACGGTTACACCCACAATTGCAGCAGAAAGTATTGACGAAAAAATTGAGGTGGCTAGTaatgaacaacatcatcaaGCAGAAGAGGGAGAGGATAATGACGGAAAAAACGTTTCTCCAACGCAGAGTTCTTCGAATATACCTTTAGAGccatctgaaaattcttacgaTGAAGAAGTGTTCCACACGAAATCTTCCACTGTTTCTAGTTCCCCACAAGCCACCACATCCGAGTTGGCGAAACGGCTTGCCACACTGCACGACGAGTTGGAGGAATTAAGCGAAACGTTCGAAAGAACTCCATTGATGAAGTCACCCATTACAGCAGCATCACTTGTCTCAAAATCGGATCAGTTTGAGGACCAAAACAGTTCGGAAGAAACAATCACATTTGATTACGATGACGATAGAGGAGATATTCCTTCTCCTTCGGGTGATCCTTCAAAGGACGCCGACGATAAAGCGTCGGCTAACcaaaatggtgcaaaaataGAAGTTAAGCTAAGATCAAAAGCGTTAGGTAGCAGCAGCGATATGGTTGCGATCGGTTCCAGTTCCAACGCTATGTACAATCGTGACTATCCGGCTCCATTGCAGCAATTGtatcaccatcatcaaacGGAGACTGCATCGTCAACATCATCCGCAAATGTCGGCGTACGTATGCCGGACATTATCAACGAGGCCGAAGTCCTTCGCCGTCAACAGCTGCAGATCGAACAGGAGATTAAGGAGCTCGAACAGCAGGTTGGCTTTTTCCGCGAAATTCCTAacaaaccaccaccgccgtATATCCCACCTGCTAACGGGAGTCCATTAGCGTTACTTTTTCCTTCCGAGCCACGAATCGACGAGCTGATCGATGGACGCGTCGAGGAACTGCATCGCGATCGTATTGCACCGGAAAATCTTCGCTCCGATCACGTCACCAACGTGTACGAAAAACTGATTCTCGACATGTGCAAAGAGCTGTACCGTGATCTTCGTCCAGCCGAGCCAAACGTTTCGTTCCGTACGATACCGCACGACAAACGGCCGCTCGTCTTTCACAATCCACCGGATGCGTTGCGCTGCATGCAGGATTATCTTCGCGTGAAAATACGACGAGTTTTGAACGATGCCCAGCTAGccctgcaacagcagcagcaccaacatcaacagcagcagctgctcttgcatcatcagcaacagcaacaatcacATCCGTCCCACCCACAgttgcaccatcatcatctactGCACCATGGCCACTGCACGGCAACGGTACCTTTTGTCTACGGCAATGGTTGTGGTAGCAAGCGCAAACCTGATCAGGTCGACGAGATCCTTAAGCAGGAAacgtatgatgatgatgcgcgcTGGACCAACTTCGATCGGGAAGAGATCGAGGTGAAGGATCGCATTACGGACGAGCTGCTAAAATCGCTACTTGGGGAAGCGTTGCAGGATATGGTAGAAGCGTGCGAACGTAAAGAGGGAAAGGAAGCGATTTTGAGCCAGCGTCAAGAAAGTGCCATGTAG